The nucleotide window GCAATGTGAGACTAAATTTCATGCATCATAAAACCACCCAAAACATGTATTGTATATGATTATGTCAGAAACAAAATTAATGATTCAAGCTATTTACCAAattcaacaaataatatatttgcaGATATATATTTTAACCGATGTTATGTAATATGAAAAATTCTCACCATGGTGAATTTCAGAAACGGCATCCTCTTTTGTATTTTGCAGACACTTGCTGTTCTAACTCATGACGGTGCAAATGAAGAAGAGATGTTGGTTTGAGGTAGCTGCGTAATTTTAGTCAAGTCAGACACAAGCTCGAGTAATATGATGTAGTACAGAGATAGCACCTGTCTTGtagactgaaataaaaataactcaaAGCTTAAGACATGGCAATCAAGAGCACTATGTGTTCTCATGCAGTTACCACGTGACAAACAATGTTATCTGTTCATCCAGAGCCAATCACAAATTATCTTCTCTTTCATTCTTCCATTCACTGGACAAATATAAATGGGGCGTTACTCATTGTCCAAGCTACAATAGAGAAGTAACACCATGGCTTGCAGCTGTGACAGTCTAAAAGCATAAGGGACATCAAATGGTTAAATCAAATATCCTCTATACCTCATTTGCCTTTAACTTCTTTTGTGCACTGAGAAACCAGTGAGGTGTAGTTATTTTAACCACACAGTGTGGGAGGTAGTGAGCATGTGTGCTGCAGGACGCTGTCATTTAGGTCACATGTGAAAAGCCGATaagaaataaatagaataaattataTCATGACCACAAAGACATTGCATGGATGATATACTCAGACTGAATTACTGCCTGCATTTGCAAACAAGTTTCAGTTGCATCTTAAGGCTGTCAGAAGCTTTTTCAAAGTGACTTCCTCATGTTTATTTGTACAAAATGTTAATGCTATTTTTAGGCTTCAGTTTTGTTTGTTGAAGCTATTCAGGTTGAAAAACTCTACACAACTTTgtaatctgaacagattttaaaacactaagCATCATACACTTTCTGACTTTGTATATGGTTACAGAGAAAAAATTGGACATTGTACAATAAACAGGGCCATCGCTAGTGaggtgaaaggtggtgatgatTATAAGGGCCCACGGCTGATACatacaaaattatgtcaaaacaCCCATCTTGGAGGGTATTctcgagagaaaaaaaattacacaaaaaagatTTATGTCTTAAATGAAAATAACCAGTGGACAAAGAAATCGGATGTATTTCCTTATATTGGATGcactgtctcttaaagtgaccacccCAATCTGCAGTGTTTGTCCTTAatgtaaagaaagaaaatcactcactgctcttgactgaattactttgtagatttaacaataattattccacagttaaaacaaaaattgttcaaacaccaggtataattttttatatttttttttactagaccTGACTATGACTAGCCTTagcgttttttttctttaattgctaatacaACCTTTTTACAtaacagactgaacaaaattaagctttgcttggtaattggtcaacaaagtattgataatTGTGTAATTATATtcatactaacagttgtctgaattTTTGATTGATAGTAATCCATTACTGTatatacctttctatcaaagttatctgacattatcaagatgaatttgttgacTCTTCTTGTCATATTTTGTTGCCATCCATTATAAAAATTAACcgtggttttactacaaataaaaccaaaaaaccatggttactatagttaaaccatagtaacttcaaattaaccatggttttgctatattaaccatagtttaaccatggtatttgtagtaaatctgtggttatacaaatggaaGTCAACACTCCATgggccaaaaaaccatgggttactacagtttaactataataaaaccatggttatttttcgtaagggattaTCTAAAGTATAGttaataaactgtgataatgtgagaaatgttctgCTTTGACTATATTAGTTTTATGCGCTTTTTTGAagttttgattgtgtttacagtgtgcaatataacatgtgttcatgtttcgcgtgtaaaaaaacacagtattcttcaaacaattcacctatctgtataccgctgttttcactgtcataaaaacaggctgatgacttccttgttctatgaagcctctccttcagaaatacgtaacgagttctgattgtgccagcggttcctgtgttgtgattcgacagcagcttacagcacgctgccctcctgcaaacatgactgggctagttttgagaagcaagtgggcaggagtgtgtgctggagatgtatttatagtcacaggagcgtttttactgacgagatgcgcatgaaattcgcattcgtttttttgcacagccctaacatctagttaacaaagctaaacagcgttgccctttgtgtaataagtaacagaaactgttaaacgcaccaacttaaataataaaatacacttaccggttgtggtccataaacaacgccttctccagacaaagagggaactgctccatctttcaagaataatctttgtgcgaatccggcattaaactgattgagaaagttgtcctcagcaagctgtcctcagcaaaatttgctgcacatagttttacatgtggattataattttccggaaccgagttaaacataaattgtaaccattaatctccaagtacagctttcctgggaagcccaaacaaagatttcaaaagacatggcgacaaacacagctcttccttcttctctgtcggagtgcaacaaggccatgccccctgtttgtgaattcatgtgggcaggttagtcaaaaaactgttttagtgacgtcgttactacaggaactagagggctgtagtccaaacgggtcgtttttttgtaggcgaattctgttaaatcaaatatctcgcttggcattgaactttgagctttaggattttacagatattatttatactctaacaacaacattacacactaactaaagtttaaaacatggaatcacgaagaaggggacctttacatttttacaatgaagactgcagtgctattttacattagattattcggtttctgtccctggacacctacaaacttgaaaaacgtaaacattgtgtaaatagcacaaattattaaatagaacgaacatacaaaataaacaataatgtaaaagtttcaaacagggcccactggtccAATCTGTACTGGGGCCCCACAAACCCCAGCTACAGCCCTGACAATAAATGACTTTCAAACACAACAAACTCAAACAGAAACATGTAAGAGATGCATAACAAATGTAGTTTAAAAATTTAAgtcaaataaaatcaatcaaattttAGTAAAGTGCCAATCATATGCACATTTCAGAATATTCTGGAAGTATTAGGTCATCCAGGTAATTTCTTTTTGTCACATACTGCTTTTGCATATATATAGTAACCATGTCTTAATGAGCTTGACGAATAGAATTTAACCAAGAAGTAattgtgttacttttttattCAAATTCGACCAATCAATCTTTTAGTAAATGACTTAAGTTATGAAGAAAACAAATTAGATGAGTTATTGTTTTAAAACAAGTTTAAGCAGTTCATGCAACTGGCCTCATAACTAAATTTTGTTGTATTGGTGTTGTGAAGAAGATGCACACAAATCTAACATTGCGCTCATTCAGTGTTTATTGTACAAATGATGGGACAATGGCAGGGCTGCACGGGACCGGATGATGGTTACCCAGTGTTGAGTACAGTATCTCAGACTGCAGGTGATCATGGAAGACAGGCTCAGGTATGAAACTCACTTCTGCAGGAGACACAGACCACTGACTTGCTCTTCCTGGAACAAGATAAAAGCACATATGAGATGAAATTAACACCCTATAACAACATCAGTACATATGTGGGCACAATCAGGTTCAAATAACACAAAAGTTTTGTCATGACTTTCAAGATAGTGCAGGCTAGATGGAGAACTGAGGTCATTAAGGTTAACTAGTAAAACCAAGAACTGGCACTTAGTGTGAAAGATTTGTGACTCACTCTGCTAACAGAATTAACTTAATGTGATAAAGTGACATATTGCTTGATATCTAATGAAATCTTATGCAAAAATGGATGTGAACCATTTCTGTTTCAGAACGACACTTGAATCAGAATAAGCACACCATTAGCGTAAACACTGAGACTTACTGTAATGTTTACATATGACTGGAGTGATCAACAAGACAGTCAACACCACTGTCAACATGACAAACACTACTGTCACAGTCACACCTATGAGACAGAACAATTGCAAAGGCCTCATGAAAACAGTATGACACATTaagccctttcacacatacagactttTCCGGAAAATTACCAGTAAATTGCCAgtaaagagatcatgtgtgaacaggatcttttaaaaaatacaggTAAATTAATTCTGGTAATTTTATGGCAATTTACCAGTATTACTGTGTGAAAAGGGGTATTGAAATAAGAAATACGTAACAGCTCTAAACTTACCCCCACTTTCGTAACAGACAGAGCTTGATAAATTGACCATGAGTGGTTTGTTTAAGGAGGAGTGATTTAACCAGCAGGAGTAGATTGTATCATTGAAGGTCTGTGGTGGCAGTATAAGGTATGATTGCTGACTGAAGAATCCGTTGAATGATTTATTTGAGAACGAGCTGTTGAGAAAGTCTCCGTGTCTGATCCAAAACTGTTCAAGAGGATCATTGTAAAATTCAACAGAGCACAGAATCAAGGTTGATCCATCAGGCCTCTTCACACAGGACAGAGACAAGGCGGGACGCACTGAGAGGAAGGATTAACacacaaaatgcaatatttagttctagttcttttatttataaagcacatttaaaacaatcacatgactgaccaaagtgctgtacaacatATTGatcatagataaaataaaatatgctacatTTGCACAACAATTAATTTGCAAATGCTTCAGAAAACAAGTGAGTTTTCAGAAGGGATTTAAAAACCGAAAAAGATAGAGCAGCTCTAAGGGGTGCTGGCAAGCTGTTCCACAATCTAGGGCCCATCACCGAGAAAGCTCTATCTCCTCTACGTTTCAGCCTTGTAGAGGGAACCAATAGCAGGTTTTGATTACTAGATCTTAAATCTCTGGAAGGGTTGTAAGGGTGCAGCAATTCAGAGGAGTAATGCGGAGCGAGATTGtgcaaacatttataaacaaataagagtattttaaaatgtatcctaGAGTTAACAGGAAGCCAATGAAGTGCTCGCAGAAGGGGGGTGGCAGAATCATATTTGCGgcctttttttttagaaatttggctgctgcattttggaccaattGTAAACGAGCTACTTGGGACTTTGAGATGCCGTAATACAAAGAGTTGCAATAGTCCAATCGAGAAGTGATGAATGCATGAACAGCTATCTCAAGAGGTTTTTCAGGCAGATAATGTTTAATTTTAGTGAGTAAGCGAAGCTGGAAAAAGCAAGAGGCAACAACTGAGGAGACTTGTTTCTCAAGAGTGAGCCGACTGTCTAAGAATACACCAAGGTTCTTAACACACTTTGACTCAAAAACTACCAGGTTGTCCAAGGTTGAgttgttaaatttaaaattgtcagATGGACCAAAAACAATGACCTCAGTCTTAGAGTCATTTAAGGTTAAAAAGTTACTGGCTAACCAATGCTTTACCTCATCAAGACAGTGAATTAATGGCTGAAGGATCGTTTCTTTTAATGGGCAGATAgatctgtgtgtcatcagcataaaaatgGAATGACACACCATGCCTTCTCAGAATCGAACCCACGGGAAGCATGTAGAGAGAAAAGAGCAGAGGTGCTAAAATGGATCCCTGAGGAAGTCCGAAATTAAGAGGTGAGGTAGAAGAGGTAAAATTGCCAATTTTGACTGAAAAATATTGATCCGTTAAATAGGATATAAACCAATTCAAGACTGAGCCTTTTAGCCCCACACAATATTCTAATCTAGACAGGAGCAACtgatggtcaatagtgtcaaatgcagcagtcAAGTCTAAAAGGATTATAATCACGGGGTCACCTGTATCAGTAGCAACTAAGATGTCTTTAACACTCTCAGCAGAGCTGACTCAGTGCTGTGGAAGGGCCTAAAGCCGGACTGAACGAATTCtgagatctggttagtacttagAAAAGATAGTAGTTGACGCAACACAATCTTTTCCAGTGCCTTAGAAATAAAAGGGACCACAGATATTGGACGGTAGTCAATATTTAGCATTCAGATCTACCTCTGTAATCTAAtctattatgattattaaaaaaatatttaccaataaCTTGAACTTTTTGAAATCCCAGATCCACTTCAGGTGGTTTTACAATCCTCCTCACAGTACAGGTGTATGTGCCGGTATCCTGAATTTGAAGATTTAAGAGCTCAAATGATATTTCTTTAGTCTCTGGAATCCATGTGAATTTGATGGGATCTTTACAGTTTCGTTTGTTCCATGTATTCTCATGTAAGTAATACGAACAAAGTGTATGATTTAATGTTTTCAGATCCACTGTCATGCTTTCTGTGTCATCCGTTCGGCTGTAGTTGCATCTTATTCTGGCAGACTCTCCATGATTGACAAATAAAGTTGTAGTGTGATTCACTTCTGCATCGCCAAATGCTGAAAAATAAGGACACATTAACAAAATTTCTCACGTCAACCTGTGAAATGCAAATTTAGGTTCTCTTTGTACAGGTGCTTCCTGTGTACGgcacataaaatatttataagaaGTACTTGATGTGTACATTGTGACATTTTCATGTTGGAGGAAATGTCAAATTCTTCAATTTGTTCAAAAAGTTAAGCTTGAAGTGtattatcattaacatttttattaccaAAAACTGAAGACAACAGCATCCACCCATAACAGATCtgagaaaaacactgaaaaataaatgtcagaaAAACAGAAATGTCATTTGAAATATACAAATTTAACCAAGATCTTATGTATCAAGTAATACGATTCAGTGTTGCATATTTTGTATTGGTTAATTAACACACTTAAACTGAAGAAACAGTTATCTTCAGAAGAATCACACACTCACCATCTCTCTTTCCAAGGAAAGTGCTGTGTGTTGCTTCTGCCTCACTGTTTTGCTGAAATGTCATATGCTGTGAAACTAGGTTGAGGCAATGATTTCCTCTTTAAGTAAACCATCAATCATAAACAACTGACATTAATACATCATCTGGATCCAGTCAAATTCCTTGTATAtttcattatacatttaaaaagagtaaatgcctAAAACATTCTAACAATGATGGACTGATCCTATACTAGACAAAAgttaaatcaaaacaaatgagaACCAAACGAAATCTTACAACCATGACTGCTTTATACATTTCACCAAaagcataatataaaaaaatataaattattttcatttatgtatttaaatttttgatCCTACAGTTGCATGTTAGCTggatgtttgaaaatattttcaactCATCTCTATATGTACTTGTCGACCACAAACACTAGGTAGGCAAGACTGGGAAATTTAGTTGCAGGCTTATGACGCACCATGTGTAATCTGTAAACAACTAGCATATGCATAGGAAAAAATATTATCAGTGGCTTAAGATAGTGTGAGATAGTGGTAGTAAGTTCACCAGGCTAAAGAGATTTTTTTggtttgacattttatttatctAGAAGAAGATACTTACACTGtgaaaaaattacagtaaaaaaattgcagttgtggttgccagaattcTACCGTAATAAATATGGTAACAATATTTTGGGTTTTATAgttttaccttaaatttacagttaaataccatAATTTCCTTAATTGATATACTTTTAATATACCAACCTACTGAAGTAATGAAACGTGTTTAGCACCTTTGTTATACACTGATAACCGGCAAATGCAGGTGGTGACGAGAAAGTCATGTGATAaaccaaagcccatcacaagcagcttttaaataataaaatacatagaaggtgcacagtgtcattcacacaagcattaaacaccatcatggtgagactcattaaactgaaatatgcaataaacattaatttaacaacattatatgtaacatacaaccctaaaaaatataacagataagaaaaaaaacattgttatttcaaagaaattaaATCGATAACATTTACGGTAAAAAAACCAACAGATGCAGTTGCCGGAATTCTACCGCAAAAAAACAATATGGTAACAATGTTTTAGGTTTTACAgttttaccttaaatttacagttaaataccgtatttttttatcaactgatataatgttaatataccaacctattgaaatactgaaatctgttttgtatctttgtaatacactgataatCACATAATTCCACCACATAATTCTGGGATCGCCAGTTTAAGGTTTTTACCCTGTAAATTAACCATTTAATAGGTTTGtatagcattttcacagttttttactgttaaaataacagtcattttttacagtgtgtacctttcatttttaaatacaacaCAATTTTATTGTTAGCCCAAATGCTCCTACACAATgcttaaacacaatgaaaacacagTTACTCCAAAAGTACTAATTGTAAGTGCCTAAATGTGGATTctcaattataaaaaatacaagcAATTTGCTTTACAATCATCACAAATTGTGCATCAGCCAGACCCACTTTAGCACACTTTCGCCTACATGTTGCCTTTGCAACAACAGCAGGGCCTGTCTGACATCAAAGCAAAGGTTATATAAGCCAGAGTACTTCACTCTTATAAAGACTAACTTCTGGATGTGGTTTAGTGTAGACATTATTACTGAACATTTAGTCTAATCTCTCCCTCTGCTTATATAATCAAACGAAGAAGTTGTGAAGTATTAACTCCTACATTTTGGTTGCAATTAATGGGGCTTTCACAATGGCAGTTtagttcaaaacaaaacatggttTGCATGAAAAACTAGTGATATGAAACCTGCCACACACACCCAGGAGTGCACCGTGTTACCAAAGTAGACTACATGTAGGAGGTGGTCAGCTCAGCAAGTCGAATCTGCACTTGTTCCATGCATAGGCGCCAGCCTACCTGTTGAAGTCATTAGTTTGTATGTGCAAGTGATTCATATGTAATAGAAGATTTAAGGCGCCTGGAACAAACACACTTGGATTAGGACAGCAGCAAATGTGCCTGTTGTGAATTGTTTGATGAATGTCcaaaattaagaattttattttattttttcaattttccaCAAACAGTGTGTAAATAGTGTTTTTGAAAACAAGTTTTGAGAAAGCGAATATACCATTAAAAGttactggaattttttttttgtaagaaccttgccagaacattAGCCAAAGATCTGAGAACATTTCCTGTTAGCTGGACTTATAAATTTCTTCTTTAAGATTTTGACATAATGTTGAAAGAAAGCAAAAAACAGACGTATACTGATGTACTAGTGTTTGAAGGGAAACTTTTTTTAGCTGTTGAACTATTTCTTAAATTGcattattctaaaatgtattaatgaaGTGTGACTCTTCAAGGTAATTGCTATATTTACCAAAGTTAAcacacatatgtgaccctggaccacaaaaccagttataattcgcatgggtatatttgtagcaatagccaaaacaacaacaacaaaaaaaacattgtgtgggtcaaaattatcaatatttatttaatgccaaaaatcattaggatatcaagtaaagatcatgttccattaagatatttaataaatttttaacgtaaatatatcaaaacttaatttttgaattgtagtatacattgctaagaactatTTTCTcagcattttgatatttttggtttCAGATTTCAGGTTTTCAAAAATATTATCTTGTCCTttcaaaccatacatcaatggaaatctcatttatttagctttcacgtgatgtataaataaaaaaatcattatgattgATTTAGGGTCACATATGTTTTTTGTCAGGCAAGATAGTAATGTTTTTTTGATTGGATTGTACCAGTATAACAGATATATAATAGATGTACAGTAATGCTCTGAAACAAATGGATATACCAAAAGTCCTCTAGACCTCATTTGCTGCCTCCACCAAAACCTCTCTTATATATCAACATCTTCATGCTCTGATTATGCAACTGCA belongs to Carassius gibelio isolate Cgi1373 ecotype wild population from Czech Republic chromosome B10, carGib1.2-hapl.c, whole genome shotgun sequence and includes:
- the LOC127966898 gene encoding uncharacterized protein LOC127966898 isoform X4; this encodes MCFSQICYGWMLLSSVFAFGDAEVNHTTTLFVNHGESARIRCNYSRTDDTESMTVDLKTLNHTLCSYYLHENTWNKRNCKDPIKFTWIPETKEISFELLNLQIQDTGTYTCTVRRIVKPPEVDLGFQKVQVIVRPALSLSCVKRPDGSTLILCSVEFYNDPLEQFWIRHGDFLNSSFSNKSFNGFFSQQSYLILPPQTFNDTIYSCWLNHSSLNKPLMVNLSSSVCYESGGRASQWSVSPAEVSFIPEPVFHDHLQSEILYSTLGNHHPVPCSPAIVPSFVQ